The proteins below come from a single Chrysoperla carnea chromosome 1, inChrCarn1.1, whole genome shotgun sequence genomic window:
- the LOC123290558 gene encoding nose resistant to fluoxetine protein 6-like: protein MSIIATTVNRYNLIIQIYIFYYCCLCISSGEFIRNDDHQKIIMNNDISKTIVQLYTLQQNDNGDNDNNVIQLNDKCKNHASRYYQDFQNGKPWAIQMMDASSKLQSGILLGNLIDFGSFDECIKIINQELKDDIIYGKHCFVSIQPFNKTLQRIQSALSLPSDRIANISSRPGDFGITWSICVPDSCQANDIQTHLQNYIPSMININHNELMIEVKESKCNTRKDVYLKLRSSDWMAIMFCITIVIVVIFSSSYDLFTQNKDPEGGNASMKVLNGIRFLSTTWVIIFHRFFVMMFLPNINSVDLQDWIRQMHSTIIQGATVAVDTFFTISGMLVLMSFFKAMDRDNKVNLFSFYVHRYLRLTPMVAVVTLFYATLLQYCGSGSNWSSVQLGLMTPCRTHWWSILMYIQNYVNPDLYCITQTWYLCVDMQLFWLSPLFLYPLYKKPTIGWIILLIMIFLPMGISFYLAWIHYYNGSLIFQKDLLQTHYFTRHYTATHARASPWFLGLGLGYIVYKTKNKKLTINPILVIIMWVFTFAMLITVVFGIYQFQQFETPLNRFKASSYLAFSRTAWSLAISWIVFASIHGYGGVINTFLSWSGFVVLGKLGYTMFLTHLCLQFASLAALKTPQYFTMFNEVYNGFADIGISLLMSYILVVTIEMPANIIEDYIFKKSTNQVKTVSKKDELKNGY from the exons atgtcgattATTGCAACAACAGTAAACcgttataatttaataatacaaatttatatattttattattgctgtTTATGTATCAGTTCTGGTGAATTTATACGAAATGATGATCATCAGAAAATTATCATGAATAATgatatatcaaaaacaattgttcaATTATATACATTACAACAGAATGATAATGGTGACAATGATAATAatgtaattcaattaaatgataaatgtaaaaatcatgCATCACGTTATTATCAAGATTTTCAAAATGGAAAACCATGGGCAATTCAAA tGATGGATGCCTCATCAAAATTACAATCAGGTATTTTACTCGGTAATCTAATTGATTTTGGTAGTTTTGATGAATGTATTAAAATCATCAATCAAGAATTAAAAGATgatataatttatggtaaaCATTGTTTTGTATCGATACaaccatttaataaaacattacaaCGTATACAATCAGCATTATCATTACCATCGGATAGAATTGCAAATATATCATCACGTCCTGGTGATTTTGGTATTACATGGTCAATTTGTGTACCAGATTCATGTCAAGCAAATGATATACaaacacatttacaaaattatataccatcaatgattaatattaatcataatGAATTAATGATTGAAGTGAAAGAATCGAAATGTAATACGAGaaaagatgtttatttgaaGTTACGATCAAGTGATTGGATGGCAAT catGTTCTGTATTACAATTGTGATTGTGGTTATATTTAGTAGTTCGTATGATTTGTTTACTCAAAATAAAGATCCAG AGGGAGGAAATGCAAGTATGAAAGTATTAAATGGTATTCGATTTTTGAGTACTACTTGGGtaataatttttcatcgatttttTGTTATGATGTTTTTACCAAACATTAATTCGGTTGATTTACAAgat TGGATTAGACAAATGCATAGTACGATTATTCAAGGCGCAACCGTAGCTgttgatacattttttacaatcaGTGGGATGCTAGttttaatgtcattttttaAAGCAATGGATCGTGACAATAAAGTTaatctattttcattttatgtacACCGTTATTTACG tttaacaCCAATGGTTGCCGTTGTAACTTTATTCTATGCAACGTTATTACAATATTGCGGTTCTGGGTCAAATTGGTCAAGTGTACAGTTGGGATTAATGACGCCATGTAGAACACATTGGTGGTCGATATTGatgtatattcaaaattatgtcAATCCAGACCTTTAT tgtatCACTCAAACATGGTATTTATGTGTTGATATGCAATTGTTTTGGCTATCGCCATTATTTTTGTATCCATTATATAAAAAGCCAACAATTGGCtggattattttattaattatgatattcCTACCAATGGGGATTTCATTTTATCTGGCATGGATTCATTATTATAATGGAAGTTTAATATTTCA AAAAGATCTACTACAAACTCATTACTTTACGAGACATTACACGGCAACACATGCCCGAGCATCACCATGGTTCCTTGGTTTGGGTCTTGGATATATAGTgtataaaacgaaaaataaaaaacttaccaTAAATCCG attcttgtaataattatgtGGGTATTCACATTTGCGATGCTTATCACTGTTGTATTTGGGATATATCAATTCCAACAATTTGAAACACCATTAAATCGTTTTAAAGCATCTTCGTATCTAGCATTCTCAAGGACAGCATGGTCTTTGGCAATATCATGGATTGTTTTTGCATCAATTCATGGTTATGGTGgagtaataaatacttttttatcatGGTCTGGATTTGTAGTTCTTGGAAAATTAGGATATACAATGTTTTTAACTCATCTTTGTTTACAATTTGCTTCATTGGCTGCGCTAAAAACACCACAATATTTTACGATGTTTAATGAG GTGTATAATGGCTTCGCTGACATTGGTATATCATTATTAATGTCATACATTCTAGTTGTGACAATTGAAATGCCAGCAAACATTATTGAAGATTATATATTCAAGAAATCAACAAATCAAGTTAAAACCGTTTCAAAAAAGGATGAATTGAAGAATGGATATTAA